A genome region from Triticum aestivum cultivar Chinese Spring chromosome 2B, IWGSC CS RefSeq v2.1, whole genome shotgun sequence includes the following:
- the LOC123041251 gene encoding protein G1-like1, with protein sequence MPATGEGPGAAQPAAARRPSRYESQKRRDWQTFVRYLAAHRPPLVLRRCSGAHVLEFLRYLDRFGKTRVHAPPCPSYGVHAITATAPCPCPLRQAWGSLDALVGRLRAAFDERYSRSVSAPPPQQQDASCNPFAARAVRLYLRDVRDAQSRARGISYHKKKKKRKLATGSCTVEASSSKNGGCADGVRGHNTTTTMKANVAPVPQAPPPLPPLPPSLAGVPFECGSDTGSIVGGGGGSTGAGCYGGIYLRLFFNAFN encoded by the coding sequence ATGCCAGCTACCGGCGAGGGTCCTGGCGCCGCacagccggcggcggcgaggaggccgagcAGGTACGAATCGCAGAAACGGCGTGACTGGCAGACGTTTGTGCGGTACCTGGCGGCGCACCGCCCACCGCTCGTGCTGCGCCGGTGCAGCGGCGCCCACGTACTCGAGTTCCTCCGCTATCTCGACCGCTTCGGGAAGACCCGCGTCCACGCGCCGCCCTGCCCGTCCTACGGCGTACACGCGATAACGGCGACGGCGCCGTGCCCGTGCCCGCTCCGCCAGGCTTGGGGCAGCCTCGACGCGCTCGTCGGCCGCCTACGCGCTGCCTTTGACGAGCGCTACAGCCGCAGCGtcagcgcgccgccgccgcagcagcaagACGCCAGTTGCAACCCCTTCGCCGCACGCGCCGTCAGGCTATACCTGCGTGACGTCCGCGATGCGCAGTCCAGGGCGCGCGGCATCTCCtaccacaagaagaagaagaagcgcaagCTTGCCACTGGAAGCTGCACCGTGGAGGCCTCGTCCTCCAAGAACGGCGGGTGCGCGGACGGCGTACGCGGGCACAACACTACGACGACGATGAAGGCTAACGTGGCGCCGGTGCCTCAAGcaccgccaccgctgccgcctctGCCGCCAAGCCTGGCCGGGGTACCGTTCGAGTGCGGCTCCGACACGGGAAGCatcgttggaggaggaggagggtctaCTGGCGCCGGCTGCTACGGCGGCATATACTTGCGGTTGTTCTTCAACGCATTTAATTAG